The DNA window ATAGTTCCTGCAGGGTGGCGATCGCCTTGGCAGTCGGCAGCGGCGGCCGATACGGCAGGTTCAAGATGGCGGTACCGATGTGTACGCGCTCGGTCATTCCCGCGATCCAGGCGAGGGCAGAGAGCGGATCCAGGTAGCGCCCCCCAGAGCCCTCCGCATCGTCCGGCGCGATCGCGATGTGATCGACCACCCAGAGTTCGTCGAGGCCCGCTTCCTCGACCGCACGAGCGCAGGCGCGGACGGTCCCCGCGGCGGAGGCCGGGCCCATGGTTCGAACGACAGCACCCAACCGCAAACGGAACTCCTTCTCTCACGATCGACCTGGGCGGCCTACGATAGCCCGATGGATGGGGACATAGAAACGATCGAGTGCTCGGCCTTCGATGCCTGGCCCGCGGCCGAAGTGCGGGATCTCGGCGGCTGGCGCTTGCGCTTCAACCACGGCGTGACGAATCGGGGCAACTCGGTCTGGCCTGGCCTTGGGCCGATGGATGCGCACGGGGTCGGCGAAGCGGTGGATGCAGTCGAAGGGTTCTACTGCGAGCGCGACCGGCCTGCCCTCTTCCAGCTCACGCCGCTCGCCCGGCCCACCAGCCTCGACGCCGTGCTCGAAGCCCGCGGCTACCAGAGGGTTTCCCCAGTTCATGTCCAAACGGCCGAGGCCCTCTCGATCGCCGCGCTACCTGTAGGTGCGGTACTGGACTCCGGCTGCGATGACTCGCCTTCACCGGCCTGGGCGGAGCTCGCGACGCATCGCGGCCGCTATTCCGGAGACCAGGCCGACGTGTTTCTCAGCATGCTCGACCGGCTGAAAGGTCGTGCTGGGTTCGCCTGGGCCGGCGATGGGACCGCACCCGCCGCGACGGGAATGGCCGTCGCCGCGCCACCCTGGGCAGGAATCTTCTCGATGCGCACGCTGGACGCCGCGCGAGGCCGCGGTCTCGGCCGGGCCGTCCTGGTTGCCGCCGCCCGTTGGGCCATCGGCCAGGGCGCCCGTCATCTCTACCTCCAGGTCGAGCAAGACAACCGCCCTGCTCTCTCTCTCTACGGGAACGCAGGCTTCACGCCTCGGTACGACTACCACTACCGGAGAGCCAGATAGGCTCGAGGCGCATCGCAAATGAGACGCAACCGCGATGCGTCCGCTCTGTTCCGCCTAGAGATCGTAGGCTTTGGCCATCTCCGGATCCCGGGCGGCGATCAGCTTGGCGAGCTCGACCATCACCTTGCATTGTTTGACGGTGGCATCGTCCTGCATCTTTCCGTCGATCATCACGGTCCCGGAACCGTCACCCATCTCGTCGATCACCTTCACCGCCCAGGCTACTTCGTCCGGCGGCGGGCTGAATACCTTGCGTGCGATGTCGATCTGGTTCGGGTGGAGCGACCACGCGCCGACGCAACCCAT is part of the bacterium genome and encodes:
- a CDS encoding GNAT family N-acetyltransferase; the protein is MDGDIETIECSAFDAWPAAEVRDLGGWRLRFNHGVTNRGNSVWPGLGPMDAHGVGEAVDAVEGFYCERDRPALFQLTPLARPTSLDAVLEARGYQRVSPVHVQTAEALSIAALPVGAVLDSGCDDSPSPAWAELATHRGRYSGDQADVFLSMLDRLKGRAGFAWAGDGTAPAATGMAVAAPPWAGIFSMRTLDAARGRGLGRAVLVAAARWAIGQGARHLYLQVEQDNRPALSLYGNAGFTPRYDYHYRRAR